From a single Spongiibacter taiwanensis genomic region:
- a CDS encoding DEAD/DEAH box helicase: MSFSSLGLSEPITRAVTELNYSTPSPIQEQAIPAIIQGRDIMAAAQTGTGKTAGFTLPLLERLSKGQPAGSNQARALVLTPTRELAAQVGQSVAAYSKYLRMRSTVVYGGVKINPQMMALRKGADVLVATPGRLLDLHQQRAVRFDQLEVLVLDEADRMLDMGFIHDLRKILALLPPKRQTLMFSATFSDDIRQLAKSFVSDPVEVSVTPRNTTAETVKQWIVPVDKKRKPALLCKLISEGNWHQVLVFSRTKHGANKLTKQLSDAGITAAAIHGNKSQGARTRALSDFKQNKVRALVATDIAARGLDISQLPQVVNFDLPNVPEDYVHRIGRTGRAGASGHAVSLVSADEFDYLCSIERLIKSSLERREVEGFEPDHVLPEGRPISTPHKPRKPRPAGNGNGNQRAAAKPGGNRRRGNAKPGESGRNSQGNRDNSGARKRPSQAGNSAGNDGGNTSGKPASSRPANGNQKAQGGERKSSSTGRAAPRSFGSLR, translated from the coding sequence ATGAGTTTTTCCTCCCTGGGCCTTTCCGAGCCCATTACTCGGGCCGTGACCGAACTAAACTACAGCACCCCTTCCCCGATCCAGGAACAGGCTATTCCCGCGATCATCCAGGGCCGGGACATTATGGCGGCCGCCCAAACCGGCACCGGCAAAACTGCCGGCTTTACCCTGCCGCTGTTGGAGCGCCTGTCCAAAGGTCAGCCCGCCGGATCCAACCAGGCCCGTGCGCTGGTGCTGACACCCACCCGAGAGCTGGCTGCCCAGGTTGGCCAAAGCGTTGCCGCCTACAGCAAATATCTGCGCATGCGCTCCACCGTGGTTTACGGCGGCGTCAAGATCAACCCGCAAATGATGGCTCTGCGCAAAGGTGCCGATGTCCTCGTGGCCACACCGGGCCGACTGCTGGATTTGCATCAGCAACGGGCCGTGCGCTTTGACCAGTTGGAAGTGCTGGTGCTCGATGAAGCCGACCGGATGTTGGACATGGGCTTTATTCACGACCTGCGCAAAATTCTGGCCCTGCTGCCCCCCAAGCGTCAGACCCTGATGTTCTCGGCAACCTTCTCCGACGATATTCGCCAGCTGGCCAAATCCTTTGTTAGCGACCCGGTCGAGGTTTCCGTCACCCCCCGCAACACCACCGCCGAAACCGTGAAGCAATGGATTGTGCCGGTAGACAAGAAGCGCAAGCCTGCGCTGCTGTGTAAGCTGATCAGCGAAGGCAACTGGCACCAGGTGCTGGTATTCAGCCGCACCAAGCACGGCGCCAATAAGCTAACAAAACAGCTTAGCGATGCCGGCATCACCGCCGCCGCCATTCACGGCAACAAGAGTCAGGGCGCCCGCACCCGGGCCTTGAGCGATTTCAAACAAAACAAGGTTCGTGCTCTGGTCGCCACCGATATCGCCGCCCGAGGCCTGGACATCAGCCAGCTTCCCCAAGTGGTTAATTTTGATCTGCCCAATGTGCCGGAAGATTATGTGCACCGCATCGGTCGTACCGGTCGGGCTGGTGCCAGCGGTCACGCCGTGTCGCTGGTCAGCGCCGATGAATTCGACTACCTGTGCAGTATCGAGCGGCTGATCAAATCTTCTCTCGAGCGCCGTGAGGTGGAAGGCTTTGAGCCCGATCATGTGCTGCCAGAGGGGCGCCCGATCAGCACTCCCCACAAGCCGCGCAAGCCCCGCCCAGCTGGCAACGGCAATGGCAATCAACGGGCCGCAGCAAAACCCGGCGGCAATCGCCGGCGCGGTAATGCCAAACCTGGTGAGTCCGGCCGCAACAGCCAGGGCAATCGGGATAACAGCGGCGCCCGTAAGCGACCCTCCCAAGCCGGAAACAGCGCCGGCAATGATGGCGGAAACACCAGCGGCAAACCGGCCAGCAGCAGGCCAGCCAATGGCAATCAAAAAGCCCAGGGCGGCGAACGCAAATCCAGCAGCACCGGGCGGGCTGCGCCCCGCAGCTTTGGCAGCTTGCGCTAG
- the modA gene encoding molybdate ABC transporter substrate-binding protein, with protein sequence MIAAMLRLPGWLPQNAIFVNSAGGVMIFASVLFHRQEPRPSRSGPWVRGTWALVLLVCCSVQSVTAEVLHVAVASNFAGPMRELAKGFETQHGHHVNLSFGSSGKLFAQIEHGAPFDVFLSADQHKIDVLVEKGLAVPDSQFSYAIGTLVLWAPDQIQTANPLVMLKEGRFAHLAMANPLLAPYGQAAEEVLRRLGLLASTTQKQVLGDNINQAFQFVATGNAELGFVALSQVLALPAEQRGQFWRVPAELAPPILQDAALLQRSSKTAAATALLGYLAGAEGQAVIRRYGYDVVSATTPSD encoded by the coding sequence GTGATCGCTGCGATGTTGCGTCTGCCGGGGTGGCTACCGCAAAATGCGATCTTCGTTAACTCTGCCGGCGGTGTGATGATTTTTGCTTCGGTTTTATTTCACCGGCAGGAACCGCGCCCGTCGCGTTCCGGTCCTTGGGTGCGCGGCACCTGGGCGCTGGTGTTGCTGGTGTGCTGCAGCGTGCAAAGCGTGACGGCGGAGGTGCTTCACGTGGCGGTGGCGTCCAATTTTGCCGGGCCGATGCGCGAGCTTGCCAAGGGGTTTGAAACCCAGCACGGCCACCACGTTAATCTGTCCTTTGGCTCATCGGGCAAGCTGTTTGCCCAGATCGAGCACGGCGCGCCCTTCGATGTGTTTCTGTCGGCAGACCAGCACAAAATCGATGTGCTGGTGGAAAAGGGGCTGGCCGTTCCAGACAGTCAATTCAGCTACGCCATCGGCACGCTGGTGTTGTGGGCGCCTGATCAGATACAAACCGCAAATCCCCTGGTGATGCTTAAGGAAGGGCGCTTCGCGCATCTGGCTATGGCCAATCCGCTGTTGGCACCCTACGGGCAAGCGGCGGAAGAAGTGTTGCGCCGGTTAGGTCTGCTGGCGAGCACGACGCAAAAACAGGTGCTGGGAGACAATATCAATCAGGCGTTTCAGTTCGTTGCCACTGGCAATGCCGAGCTGGGGTTTGTTGCCCTTTCTCAGGTCCTGGCGTTGCCTGCCGAGCAGCGCGGCCAATTCTGGCGTGTTCCCGCTGAGCTGGCGCCGCCCATTTTGCAAGACGCGGCGCTGCTACAACGGTCGTCCAAAACTGCGGCAGCCACAGCCCTGCTGGGCTATTTGGCTGGCGCCGAGGGGCAGGCGGTGATTCGCCGTTACGGCTACGACGTTGTCTCTGCCACTACTCCCTCAGACTAG